A genomic region of Solanum dulcamara chromosome 2, daSolDulc1.2, whole genome shotgun sequence contains the following coding sequences:
- the LOC129878874 gene encoding shugoshin-1-like has protein sequence MKASLGNATRKKLADISNIPQEMQFNNQNEKSERISICSKEFVDKVQKENEALMRIIVEKKKIIEIAGAEIQKMRINLQKMQQQNHELAKSNSQMLAELNSAKDRLKSVQHELGCKNGVLKAKELEAEEITKQKMRQQLNDEVKPIKCEEMGDSPLGNGDNDRPAKIKRKPQAKRHVGLGSSTQVPPQDMAENKRPCVRRQSARFKREASQHTTTTTSTPQSQATKPEEDYFEAEDKCPPMVNLVEQNGSDLENNSALRFESIEFGRSSLSRPLRHAAKKVQSYKEVPLNIKMRRPV, from the exons atgaaggctTCATTGGGGAATGCTACAAGAAAAAAACTAGCTGATATTAGCAACATACCACAAGAAATGCAATTCAATAACCAAAATGAGAAGTCAGAACGTATATCAATTTGTTCAAAAGAGTTCGTAGACAAGGTCCAGAAG GAGAATGAGGCGTTGATGAGGATAATAGTAGAAAAAAA AAAAATCATTGAAATAGCTGGAGCGGAGATACAGAAGATGAGAATTAATCTACAGAAAATGCAGCAACAGAATCATGAACTTGCGAAGTCAAATAGTCAAATGCTTGCG GAACTAAATTCAGCTAAAGATAGG CTCAAATCTGTACAGCATGAGCTTGGATGTAAAAATGGTGTACTTAAAGCTAAAGAGCTTGAAGCAGAG GAgataacaaaacaaaaaatgCGCCAGCAGTTGAATGATGAG GTGAAACCCATCAAGTGTGAAGAGATGGGGGATTCCCCTTTGGGAAATGGCGATAATGATAGACCTGCAAAAATCAAAAGGAAGCCTCAGGCAAAGA GACATGTTGGTTTGGGCTCTTCTACGCAAGTGCCACCCCAGGATATGGCTGAAAATAAAAG GCCTTGTGTAAGAAGGCAGTCTGCTCGGTTTAAACGTGAAGCATctcaacatacaacaacaacaacatctaCACCTCAATCCCAAGCAACGAAGCCAGAGGAAGATTATTTTGAGGCAGAAGACAAATGCCCACCAATGGTTAATCTAGTCGAGCAAAATGGTTCTGACTTAGAAAATAATTCTGCATTGAGGTTTGAATCTATAGAGTTTGGACGATCATCTTTGAGTAGACCACTCAGGCATGCAGCTAAAAAGGTGCAGTCTTACAAGGAAGTTCCGTTGAACATAAAAATGCGCAGGCCAGTATGA
- the LOC129881103 gene encoding probable pectate lyase 5 — protein sequence MLSNTFFLLFFFLSFSQLISANFNNLTLSHQHPFPESVVQQVNRRINESISRRQIFDTTVTNYQCLSGNPIDDCWRCDPNWVNNRQQLADCAIGFGHDAIGGKGGQYYLVSDPSDYDTVNPTPGTLRHAVIQEEPLWITFAGDMIIKLKHELMINNYKTIDGRGANVHVTGGGCITLQYVTNVIIHNIHIYNCVPSGNSNIRQSPTQVGWRGMSDGDGISIYSSRNIWIDHCALSHCTDGLIDAIMGSTAITISNSYFTYHDKVMLLGHDDRYVPDVGMQVTIAFNHFGEGLVQRMPRCRRGYIHVVNNDFTEWQMYAIGGSANPTINSQGNRFTAPEDPNAKEVTKRVDVDERDWTEWNWRTEGDEMVNGAYFVPSGDGLSNQYALASSMEPKSAFLIDQLTMNAGVIGVPRDTTVAMSFGGRTRTTITANRSGSVRPSRSKDGDGGFLEKVFGSVASAGSSTSSPSSSTTIILFSLLILYIATNNGGLLTLPILLIP from the exons ATGCTTTCTAATactttctttctcctttttttcttcttgtcatTTTCTCAACTAATATCAGCTAACTTCAATAATCTTACACTTTCTCATCAACACCCTTTTCCTGAATCTGTTGTTCAACAAGTAAACAG GAGGATCAATGAATCCATATCAAGAAGGCAAATATTTGATACTACAGTAACAAATTACCAATGTCTATCGGGCAATCCGATAGACGACTGCTGGAGGTGCGACCCTAATTGGGTCAACAACCGCCAGCAGCTTGCGGATTGCGCCATTGGGTTTGGTCACGATGCGATCGGAGGGAAAGGTGGCCAGTACTACCTGGTTAGCGATCCCTCTGACTATGACACCGTGAACCCTACCCCTGGAACCCTCCGGCACGCGGTGATCCAGGAGGAGCCACTCTGGATCACCTTTGCTGGAGACATGATCATAAAGCTCAAACACGAGCTTATGATCAATAATTACAAGACCATAGATGGACGTGGCGCGAACGTCCACGTCACGGGTGGTGGATGTATAACATTACAATATGTTACAAATGTGATTatacataatatacatatatacaattgtGTTCCATCAGGTAATAGTAACATAAGACAAAGTCCAACACAAGTTGGATGGAGAGGAATGTCTGATGGTGATGGAATTTCAATATATagttcaagaaatatttggatTGATCATTGTGCTTTGTCTCATTGTACTGATGGCTTAATTGATGCTATCATGGGATCAACTGCTATTACTATTTCTAATAGCTATTTCACTTACCATGACAAAGTTATGCTTTTAGGGCATGACGATCGATACGTACCTGATGTCGGGATGCAG GTGACAATAGCATTTAATCATTTTGGAGAAGGATTAGTACAAAGAATGCCAAGGTGTAGAAGAGGATATATACATGTTGTCAACAATGATTTTACAGAATGGCAAATGTATGCAATTGGTGGAAGTGCTAATCCCACAATTAATAGCCAAGGCAATCGTTTTACTGCACCAGAAGATCCAAATGCTAAAGAG GTGACGAAGCGAGTGGACGTGGACGAGAGGGATTGGACAGAATGGAACTGGAGGACAGAAGGGGATGAAATGGtaaatggagcatattttgttCCTTCAGGTGATGGACTTAGCAACCAATATGCCTTGGCATCAAGCATGGAGCCTAAATCTGCATTTCTCATTGATCAACTCACCATGAATGCTGGTGTTATTGGTGTCCCCAg GGATACCACTGTGGCCATGTCATTTGGTGGGAGAACCAGAACCACCATTACAGCCAACCGGAGCGGTAGTGTTAGACCTTCAAGGTCTAAAGATGGTGATGGTGGTTTCTTAGAAAAGGTATTTGGGAGCGTTGCATCAGCGGGATCATCAACATCATCACCTTCAAGTTCAACCACCATCATCTTGTTTTCTCTTCTAATTTTGTATATTGCCACCAACAATGGTGGGCTATTAACATTGCCAATATTACTCATACCATAG
- the LOC129881104 gene encoding serine/threonine protein phosphatase 2A 57 kDa regulatory subunit B' beta isoform-like, translating to MFKIIKRGKKSSKGEAVEPPIPSSLPNAPVDHASRIATSVVASQHVTLANATPDPSVVEVLPLLKEVALSERHVLFIRKLQICCVQFDFSDTVKCARQKEIKRQTLTELIDLVQSGSCKMNEIMQEELVRMISTNIFRCLPPASHENTGSEGVEEEDDMYLDPSWPHLQLVYELLLRYVLSPEMDTKVAKQFLDHSFVLKLLDLFDSEDPREREYLKTILHRIYGKFMVHRPFIRNGINNVFYRFIFETERHNGIGELLEILGSVINGFALPMKEEHKLFLVRALIPLHKPKCVSAYHHQLSYCIAQFVEKDYRLADIVIRGLLKYWPITNCGKEVLFLNELEEVLEGTQPVEFQRCLVPLFKQLGRSINSPHFQVAERALFLWNNEHIVDLIAQNRRAILPIIFEPLERNMYGHWNQAVHGLTSNVRRMFLEMDSEFFEECEREYNEKAAGASDLVEQREQAWKKLEEAAALVG from the exons ATGTTTAAGATAATAAAAAGAGGAAAGAAAAGCTCAAAAGGGGAGGCTGTGGAGCCTCCGATACCGAGCTCATTGCCTAATGCGCCTGTTGATCATGCTTCGAGGATAGCAACGTCTGTTGTGGCATCACAACATGTTACTTTGGCAAATGCCACACCAGATCCTAGTGTGGTTGAAGTTTTGCCCTTATTGAAGGAGGTTGCACTTTCTGAACGCCATGTTTTGTTTATCCGGAAGCTCCAAATTTGCTGTGTGCAATTTGACTTCTCGGATACGGTGAAGTGTGCTAGACAGAAGGAGATCAAGAGGCAAACACTCACAGAGCTTATTGATTTAGTTCAATCGGGTTCATGTAAGATGAATGAAATAATGCAGGAGGAGTTGGTTAGGATGATATCTACCAATATTTTCCGGTGCCTGCCTCCTGCTTCGCATGAGAATACTGGGTCGGAAGGTGTTGAGGAAGAGGATGACATGTATCTGGATCCATCGTGGCCTCATTTGCAGCTAGTGTATGAGTTACTTCTAAGGTATGTGCTGTCGCCTGAAATGGATACCAAGGTTGCCAAGCAATTTCTTGACCACTCGTTTGTGCTGAAACTGCTCGACTTGTTTGATTCAGAGGATCCTAGAGAGCGGGAGTATTTGAAGACTATTCTTCACCGCATATATGGGAAATTCATGGTTCATAGGCCGTTTATAAGGAACGGGATAAACAATGTATTCTACAGGTTTATATTTGAGACGGAGAGGCATAACGGTATCGGTGAATTGCTAGAGATTCTTGGAAGTGTAATTAATGGATTTGCTCTACCAATGAAAGAAGAGCACAAGTTGTTTCTTGTCCGGGCACTTATTCCACTCCACAAGCCTAAATGTGTTTCTGCATATCACCATCAGTTGTCCTATTGCATTGCTCAGTTTGTTGAGAAAGATTACCGATTGGCAGATATCGTCATCAGGGGGCTACTAAAATACTGGCCAATTACTAATTGCGGAAAGGAGGTTCTCTTTCTTAATGAACTGGAAGAAGTCCTGGAAGGTACGCAACCTGTTGAATTTCAGCGCTGTTTGGTTCCACTTTTCAAGCAACTTGGACGAAGCATCAATAGTCCCCATTTTCAG GTTGCTGAACGAGCTCTGTTCTTATGGAACAATGAGCATATAGTAGACTTGATCGCGCAGAATCGACGTGCAATTTTGCCAATCATCTTTGAGCCATTAGAAAGGAATATGTATGGTCACTGGAATCAGGCAGTCCATGGGCTTACCTCCAATGTCCGGAGAATGTTCTTGGAGATGGATTCTGAATTTTTCGAGGAGTGTGAAAGGGAATACAATGAAAAAGCAGCCGGTGCCAGCGACCTTGTGGAGCAGCGCGAGCAAGCTTGGAAAAAATTGGAAGAAGCTGCTGCACTGGTTGGGTAG